A window of Trichoderma atroviride chromosome 3, complete sequence contains these coding sequences:
- a CDS encoding uncharacterized protein (antiSMASH:Cluster_3.5~BUSCO:EOG092D45TL): MSASIVSPEPAIPKSEKKHKKDKSSKSEKKRDRDEAATDSTPRKHKKSKSASVEESGDDEPEASQLAIDDDELAHKKKKKEHKKKHKEEENDAEDASGEKKKKKKSKKHTDEDDEETEKPSAADADADIDANTMDVDQASEPQTSEIYQPPDIPANPQFPFYSQNVSLYEPIYPTGWSQPVTSSEYQHLQHLKNKYVPSLRGVLISYKNVALGENPGRTGAATSDDDSAILKSVNEFAVGFGWITAEVELFVPSRGAWMEGSINLQTEGHIGVVCFGQFNASIEARRLPSAWKWVSNEDPEAFGMEETASVITADDHGVVRQIHSTGFWVDGSGNKVKGKIRFRIRNFDVGVSGETSYLSLEGTMLDKEAEKALVREEAATAAMRKGNKGRNAHRRRAPEFAMTRFMDEAEQPAEEPVAAPEQLVRFTD, from the coding sequence ATGTCCGCCTCAATTGTGTCGCCTGAGCCGGCAATTCCAAAATCAGAAAAGAAACATAAAAAGGACAAATCATCCAAGTCAGAAAAGAAGCGCGACAGAGACGAAGCAGCTACCGACAGCACCCCCCGCAAGCACAAGAAATCGAAGAGCGCATCTGTCGAAGAAAGCGGAGATGACGAGCCCGAGGCCTCACAGTTAGccattgacgatgacgagttGGCGcataagaaaaagaagaaggaacacaagaaaaagcacaaggaagaggagaatgaTGCCGAGGATGCCAgcggagagaagaagaagaagaagaagtccaagaagcatacggacgaggacgacgaggaaacCGAGAAGCCATCAGCTGCCGACGCCGATGCCGATATCGATGCTAATACCATGGACGTCGATCAGGCCTCTGAGCCACAGACATCTGAAATCTACCAACCTCCCGACATCCCCGCCAATCCTCAGTTCCCCTTCTACAGCCAGAATGTGTCCCTCTACGAACCCATATACCCCACCGGCTGGTCACAGCCAGTAACGAGCAGCGAATACCAGCACCTTCAACACCTCAAGAACAAATATGTTCCGTCTCTGCGTGGCGTCTTGATTAGTTACAAGAATGTCGCACTTGGCGAGAACCCAGGGCGCACAGGTGCCGCAACTTCAGACGACGACTCGGCCATTCTGAAATCTGTCAACGAGTTCGCCGTCGGTTTTGGCTGGATCACTGCCGAGGTCGAGTTATTCGTTCCTAGCCGTGGTGCGTGGATGGAAGGTAGCATCAATCTCCAGACCGAAGGCCACATTGGTGTCGTTTGCTTTGGCCAGTTCAACGCATCGATTGAAGCTCGACGTTTGCCATCTGCCTGGAAATGGGTCTCAAACGAGGATCCCGAGGCTTTCGGCATGGAAGAGACGGCATCAGTGATTACCGCCGACGACCACGGAGTAGTGCGCCAGATTCACAGCACCGGTTTCTGGGTTGATGGAAGCGGAAACAAAGTTAAGGGCAAGATTCGCTTCCGCATTCGCAACTTCGATGTCGGTGTTAGCGGCGAGACGAGCTATCTCAGTTTGGAGGGTACCATGTTGGACAAGGAGGCGGAAAAGGCACTTGTTAGAGAGGAAGCAGCCACGGCTGCcatgagaaaaggaaacaagggCCGCAACGCCcaccgaagaagagcacCGGAGTTTGCCATGACACGGTTTATGGACGAGGCGGAGCAACCGGCTGAGGAACCAGTGGCGGCTCCCGAGCAACTTGTGAGATTTACAGACTGA
- a CDS encoding uncharacterized protein (EggNog:ENOG41~antiSMASH:Cluster_3.5) → MTSQSNDIIAWLVPTAHHSLADKSIHIPENAFRITSTTSNSYLSSRLSNLTNHSSDRAIQLTFSQPPKRPGSFILGTDPRTCDIILPRVEGISKQHCAISFDAQSRLVLSDFSAQGTQVWYDWESNGDRTDYSWLLSSGCSGEFPSMVQRTLVDIQGIRFQVVVNDRSEDWDSFREQVDQFCEQPSWEDATYWADSSSLLASEMSAFQHIFVKNTTNEPAEELYLWNLERPWEPMVKASA, encoded by the coding sequence ATGACATCTCAATCTAACGACATCATTGCCTGGCTCGTTCCAACGGCCCATCATTCCTTGGCCGACAAATCTATACACATACCCGAAAACGCCTTTCGTATCACCTCCACAACTTCAAACTCATATCTCTCATCTCGCCTCTCCAACCTCACAAACCACAGCTCGGACAGGGCCATCCAACTCACCTTCTCACAGCCGCCTAAACGTCCAGGCAGCTTCATCCTCGGCACAGACCCGAGGACCTGCGACATCATCCTCCCACGAGTGGAGGGAATATCGAAACAGCACTGCGCAATAAGCTTCGATGCGCAATCAAGACTCGTGTTGAGCGACTTCTCGGCACAAGGAACACAAGTATGGTACGACTGGGAAAGCAACGGCGATAGAACGGACTATTCATGGCTTCTGAGCAGCGGGTGCTCTGGAGAGTTCCCTAGCATGGTGCAGCGCACTCTTGTGGATATCCAAGGAATTCGATTCCAAGTCGTCGTAAATGATCGCTCTGAAGACTGGGACAGCTTTCGAGAACAAGTCGACCAGTTCTGCGAGCAGCCTAGCTGGGAAGATGCCACATACTGGGCTGACTCCTCATCGTTACTAGCTTCAGAAATGTCTGCATTCCAGCATATTTTTGTGAAGAACACCACAAATGAACCCGCCGAAGAGCTATATCTTTGGAACTTGGAACGACCATGGGAACCCATGGTTAAGGCATCGGCATAA
- a CDS encoding uncharacterized protein (antiSMASH:Cluster_3.5): MASDAATDVRQATREEMSDAKLPLAYRDSCAHLLIPLNKCRRETWYAPWKCTDERHSYEKCQYVEFKKRVAKMNELRESKAGARSN, translated from the exons ATGGCTTCCGACGCGGCTACAGATGTGCGGC AGGCGACCCGCGAGGAGATGAGCGATGCCAAGCTCCCACTCGCCTACAGAGACAGCTGCGCCCACCTTCTGATCCCCCTCAACAAGTGCCGACGAGAGACGTGGTATGCTCCGTGGAAGTGCACG GACGAGCGACACAGCTACGAAAAGTGCCAGTACGTCGAGTTCAAGAAGCGAGTCGCCAAGATGAACGAGCTGCGGGAGTCAAAAGCCGGTGCGCGAAGCAACTAG
- a CDS encoding uncharacterized protein (EggNog:ENOG41~antiSMASH:Cluster_3.5), with translation MSDQIWKTKPPYQKPDEAFSKVLQGSCHCGQVKYWLSKDGPLASKYCHCGDCKVIHGAPFQWAAIFQKSDMAFESGAENLRFYNSSSKSLEHELPCKVSCSQCGTLIMDEGRNMVLLFPTLLKFQNETQKRNFEVQCHIFYPQRVVDLPDGKPKWTGLDGKSELVPET, from the exons ATGTCTGATCAAATCTGGAAAACCAAGCCACCATATCAAAAGCCCGACGAAGCCTTTAGCAAGGTGTTACAAGGCAGCTGTCATTGCGGCCAAGTAAAATACTGGCTGAGTAAAGATGGCCCTCTGGCTTCCAAGTACTGTCATTGTGGTGACTGCAAAGTGATTCATG GCGCCCCTTTTCAATGGGCAGCGATATTCCAAAAGTCAGACATGGCATTTGAAAGTGGTGCCGAAAACCTGCGCTTTTACAATTCCAGTTCCAAGTCGTTAGAACACGAGCTACCCTGCAAAGTGAGCTGCTCCCAGTGCGGGACACTCATCATGGACGAGGGACGGAACATGGTATTACTATTTCCGACGCTTCTGAAATTCCAGAATGAAACCCAGAAGAGGAATTTTGAGGTTCA ATGTCATATATTCTACCCTCAGAGGGTGGTCGACTTGCCGGATGGCAAGCCAAAGTGGACAGGGCTGGATGGGAAGAGCGAGTTAGTGCCGGAAACCTGA
- a CDS encoding uncharacterized protein (EggNog:ENOG41~antiSMASH:Cluster_3.5) has product MASEACCKLAPVSTDYDPKGKYEVIAGVNTYIVGPEDAKKGIIDVYDIFGIWPQTIQGADRLSAQSGALVLVPDFFDGSGLDMNVIPNDTEEKTKKVHEFIATKANPETNVAKILAIRKELSEKYPAIEGHWGLFGLCWGGKLTVLACGAGNEGVGRRFEASGTAHPGMLDEADAKAQTAPHILLASKDEPADKVALYKEVMGDKAEVTTYETMHHGWMGARSDLKNEENVKEYERGYKQAADFFAKHL; this is encoded by the exons ATGGCTAGCGAGGCGTGCTGCAAATTAGCGCCTGTTTCGACTGACTATGACCCAAAGGGAAAATACGAAGTCATTGCCGGCGTCAACACCT ACATTGTCGGACCTGAGGATGCTAAAAAGGGTATCATTGATGTTTACGACATCTTCGGCATCTGGCCTCAGACTATCCAAGGCGCTGACCGTCTGTCCGCCCAGAGCGGTGCTCTGGTTCTGGTTCCTGACTTTTTCGATGGCAGCGGTTTGGATATGAATGTCATCCCCAATGATacagaagaaaagaccaaaaagGTGCATGAGTTCATCGCCACCAAGGCCAACCCCGAGACCAACGTAGCCAAGATTTTGGCTATCCGCAAGGAGCTGTCTGAGAAGTACCCTGCCATCGAGGGCCATTGGGGACTCTTCGGCCTGTGCTGGGGTGGCAAGCTGACTGTTCTGGCTTGCGGAGCGGGCAACGAGGGCGTTGGTCGACGATTCGAAGCCAGTGGAACTGCTCATCCTGG TATgcttgatgaagctgatgccAAGGCCCAGACGGCTCCTCACATCCTGCTTGCGTCCAAGGACGAGCCCGCCGACAAGGTTGCCTTGTACAAGGAAGTCATGGGTGACAAGGCCGAGGTCACTACCTATGAGACTATGCACCACGGCTGGATGGGCGCCAGATCTGACTTGAAGAACGAGGAGAACGTCAAGGAGTATGAGCGTGGATACAAGCAGGCCGCCGATTTCTTTGCCAAGCATCTGTGA
- a CDS encoding uncharacterized protein (EggNog:ENOG41~antiSMASH:Cluster_3.5~SECRETED:SignalP(1-20)) produces MRFSVTQCLTILGLASSAAADFHILTGPCSIAPGWGGSLSDATMACPSNYYNCSCLLDGDRAGHVINGETPTVGITTTGSNYFKLDGMCGVGNMDFYLQDDGTWLFYISGGDGSVQGTCYNGDNSIKDCNGFSAACSFSNILVCYSYICN; encoded by the coding sequence ATGAGATTCTCAGTTACTCAATGCCTTACCATTCTGGGCCTCGCCAGCTCTGCCGCGGCCGACTTTCACATTCTGACTGGCCCATGCTCTATTGCCCCTGGATGGGGCGGCTCCCTCTCAGACGCCACAATGGCATGCCCATCCAACTACTACAACTGCAGCTGCTTGCTAGACGGGGACCGCGCCGGCCATGTCATTAATGGAGAGACCCCAACAGTTGGTATTACCACCACGGGGTCCAACTATTTTAAGCTTGATGGCATGTGTGGCGTGGGCAACATGGACTTTTATCTCCAGGATGACGGCACTTGGCTTTTCTATATTTCTGGCGGAGACGGCAGTGTACAGGGCACATGCTATAATGGAGACAACAGCATCAAGGACTGCAACGGCTTCAGCGCGGCTTGCAGTTTCAGCAACATTTTAGTTTGCTATTCGTACATTTGCAACtaa
- a CDS encoding uncharacterized protein (antiSMASH:Cluster_3.5~TransMembrane:1 (i413-431o)~SMCOG1030:serine/threonine protein kinase~EggNog:ENOG41) yields MDSQCPIQARTVSFTDISNACANKKKGNGLPSPAGCDVFLPLNEVDSLIQPERVRLTLTELRRVAESKMSDGEMSDLVEYIMNHAKKIFLILVITRTIHNIMDVKKRNFEDQHLPVYITGQQTDNQAIHLTDIQGPINSQGTGHSQGSNMLLEDFTWSDAEKDSFYEKQWVFLAPNFSEANFAYTFENYRPLPFLPAATPGGGAGHFGTVQRLKLHFAHYGNIPSLQEAINGSSDKGVDIAVKRLTQIGNETDVAKFYDKENSTLEVMRSLKKDHLIRAIATYKKGNDRYFLFPWAKGGNLQDMLEKDERKLDKDLINWIVCQIVGLSEGIAALHANNIRHGDIKPSNILCDGPDLGASNKSILLIADVGLAKKHEEYTRYRPKITTTRHGSITYEPPEVSPKKELGRLSRKYDVWSLGCVFLELIIWAVYGTNGIKTFHKELNKNATPQFWKDRKVHSGEKVHSIVKKRFKDLKKDLKNLPALAHLVEFIEEKLLKVSVDERPYSTAVYDKLKTIKQDIDNIPEDRFNAELTKLVPKRETPAPAESTNAGTNLATQYVRSPRSWCSWLLKTRPAHK; encoded by the exons ATGGATAGCCAATGCCCAATACAAGCCCGCACAGTCAGTTTTACTGACATTTCCAATGCTTGtgccaacaagaagaagggaaatgGCCTTCCGAGTCCAGCTGGCTGCGATGTTTTCTTACCGTTGAATGAAGTCGATTCATTGATTCAACCTGAGAGAGTGAGACTGACGCTGACGGAACTGAGGAGAGTTGCGGAAAGTAAGATGTCTGACGGCGAGATGTCTGACTTAGTGGAGTATATTATGAATCATGCAAAGAAGATCTTCCTCATACTTGTGATCACTCGGACCATCCACAACATTATGGACGTTAAAAAACGCAATTTCGAAGATCAGCATCTTCCTGTGTATATCACCGGACAACAGACTGATAACCAGGCCATACATCTTACTGATATCCAAGGACCAATTAACAGCCAAGGCACAGGTCACAGTCAAGGCTCGAATATGCTCCTAGAAGATTTCACATGGTCTGATGCTGAAAAAGACAGCTTTTACGAAAAACAATGGGTTTTCTTAGCCCCAAACTTTTCGGAAGCAAATTTTGCATACACTTTTGAAAATTATCGCCCTCTTCCATTCTTGCCAGCGGCGACACCCGGAGGCGGCGCCGGGCATTTTGGAACGGTTCAGAGGCTCAAACTACATTTTGCTCATTATGGGAACATACCTTCT TTACAGGAGGCCATCAATGGTAGCTCAGATAAGGGGGTCGATATAGCCGTGAAGCGGTTGACTCAAATCGGCAACGAAACTGACGTGGCAAAATTCTACGACAAAGAAAATTCTACGTTGGAAGTGATGAGAAGTTTGAAGAAAGACCATTTGATTAGAGCCATTGCGACATACAAAAAAGGCAATGACAGGTATTTCTTGTTTCCATGGGCTAAAGGTGGGAACCTGCAAGACATGTtggaaaaagatgaaagaaaactTGATAAAGATCTGATAAACTGGATCGTTTGCCAGATTGTTGGTCTGTCTGAAGGCATTGCAGCTTTACACGCAAATAATATTCGACATGGAGACATCAAGCCATCCAACATTCTTTGTGATGGGCCTGACCTCGGAGCGTCCAACAAATCAATCCTACTGATTGCAGATGTTGGCCTTGCAAAGAAGCATGAAGAATACACCCGTTATCGACCTAAAATTACGACAACTAGGCACGGAAGTATCACATATGAACCCCCAGAGGTATCCCCAAAGAAGGAGCTTGGTCGTCTTTCTCGAAAATACGATGTATGGTCACTGGGATGTGTCTTCTTGGAGCTCATCATCTGGGCAGTCTATGGCACAAATGGGATTAAAACGTTCCATAAAGAACTCAACAAAAATGCCACGCCCCAATTTTGGAAAGACCGCAAGGTCCACTCTGGTGAAAAAGTTCACTCTattgtgaagaagaggtttAAAGATTTGAAAAAAGATTTGAAGAATCTACCGGCACTTGCTCATCTTGTTGAATTCATTGAGGAAAAGCTGTTGAAAGTATCAGTCGATGAAAGACCATATTCTACGGCAGTATATGATAAGCTGAAAACTATTAAACAAGATATTGACAACATTCCAGAGGATCGTTTCAATGCTGAGCTCACAAAATTAGTACCAAAAAGGGAaacaccagcaccagctgaATCTACCAACGCAGGCACCAACCTCGCAACTCAA TATGTGAGAAGTCCCCGCTCATGGTGTTCATGGTTACTAAAAACTCGTCCCGCACATAAATAA